The following coding sequences lie in one Aphis gossypii isolate Hap1 unplaced genomic scaffold, ASM2018417v2 Contig00485, whole genome shotgun sequence genomic window:
- the LOC126554413 gene encoding uncharacterized protein LOC126554413 — protein MLETEFYYELMKKKVASFGGADVNSALRIIMSKLFSNKLGIDITLTGTSLICKDKQSLQKSNFYKLIIESIRILFNTATEEQIKKPIASWLKHAKERSNRQNNTL, from the exons ATGCTTGAAACAGAATTTTACTATGAGTTAATg AAGAAGAAAGTGGCATCATTTGGTGGTGCTGATGTTAATAGTGCACTAAGAATTATTATgagcaaattattttcaaataaattgggTATTGATATAACTCTAACTGGAACTTCTTTGATATGCAAAGATAAACAGAGTTTACAAaagtcaaatttttataaacttataatag AGTCAATTAGAATTTTATTCAACACGGCTACTGAAGAGCAAATTAAAAAGCCTATAGCAAGTTGGTTAAAACATGCAAAAGAGCGTTCAAACagacaaaataatacact GTAA
- the LOC114125040 gene encoding uncharacterized protein LOC114125040: MLSSSDDELSPPMFRSKHDMKSKIIDEFPKPPNAFTSKQTRKRKNDSCLSIHDQDSESFFDSLPNEPLCTSTQVSVPGNDLTSYEEPKTKKSPIISQSNEIIDIGINNKSGFFKDAIELSLFSNNHIDPDPMRDNDITGLNFEELCTNEGLSVHNKVSSQVFDASKNIREENNIIADIAELNLKVQKVLIKVLI, translated from the exons atgttatcatcaTCTGATGATGAACTAAGCCCACCTATGTTTCGTAGTAAACATGAtatgaaaagtaaaataattgatgaatttCCCAAACCACCAAATGCATTTACCTCAAAACAAACACGTAAGCGTAAAAATGATTCATGCCTCAGTATACATGATCAAGATTCAGAAAGCTTTTTCGATAGTTTACCAAATGAGCCTTTATGTACTTCAACACAAGTCTCAGTTCCTGGAAATG ATTTAACATCATACGAAGAgcctaaaaccaaaaaaagtcCAATTATATCGCAAtctaatgaaattattgacattggtataaataataaatctggtttttttaaagatgCAATTGAGTTATCATTGTTTAGTAACAATCACATTGACCCTGATCCAATGAGAGATAATGATATAACTGGTTTGAATTTCGAAGAATTGTGTACTAATGAAGGTCTTAGTGTTCATAATAAAGTCTCCAGTCAAGTATTTGATGCTTCGAAGAAtatca GagaagaaaacaatattattgcagATATAGCAGAATTGAATCTCAAAGTTCAAAAAGTTCTTATCAAAGTTCTTATctaa
- the LOC126554412 gene encoding uncharacterized protein LOC126554412, translating into MDHLKGLPNLRKHNKKLKPINAISIKQFRRRILQERAKVKTSIINTINTLQTNVTTVTNNSFVPGLSHKNVNNDNNIIEIDVPTSKIIINRTISDNLDNIVIPEDSNNQIQIDNSINILSNVNKANLQKQLSEWATQHNIKQIALTHLLKILKLHINDDLPIDARTLLKTPRTTIIKEVIPGEYFHFGLLSGVINFLKQHDTFSLTKTDIEIIINIDGLSISKSSNGQLWPILGSVFPYNHVFMIGLYHGKQRKPDNSNEFLFDFIKETKEIYRNNIIHDGKKFKFKIKGFSVDAPAKSFMLHTKGHGGYSSCTKCEVEGEYIEKRICFLDENVRLRTDKDFENCSDYEYHTGRTDLLSIPNIGLVSNVPLDYQHLICLGVTKKLISLWLCGSLNVRLNFKKVKNISMSIEKNILMYVPIEFQRQPRSLIQWKQWKETEFRQLLLYTGPVVLQYNVNSDVYLNFLTLHVAIRILCTDSLIKQTEFTQYSHSLLLHFVKSFKTIYGEHHVSHNVHALIYICNDVLNYGTLDSFSTFKFENYMQKIKNTIRKDDKPLQQIIRRVEEIKTNYKGTKCNCELSDTWIYKKQHYSGPLPITMSNPQYLSITCSSFTIISKDQKNCCVFLKNKEIVLTDNIVFNQGSSSYFLVGRSFLIKEDLYLKPCASSLLDIYSVSQLSEQNTWPISMINKKMFFL; encoded by the exons ATGGATCATTTAAAGGGTTTACCCAATTTAAg aaaacataacaaaaagttaaaaccaataaatgctatatctataaaacaatttaggaGAAGAATATTACAAGAGCGTGCCAAAGTTAaaacttcaataataaatacaataaatactttacAGACTAATGTTACTACTGTTACCAACAATAGTTTTGTTCCTGGCCTTAGTCataaaaatgtgaataatgataataatataattgaaattgacGTGCctacttcaaaaattattattaatagaacaATTTCAGATAActtagataatattgtaatacctgAGGATAGCAATAATCAGATTCAAATtgataattctataaatattttatccaatGTAAATAAAgctaatttacaaaaacaattatctgAATGGGCtactcaacataatattaaacagatAGCATTAACTCATCTGTTGAAAATActcaaattacatattaatgatGATTTACCTATTGATGCCAGAACATTATTGAAAACTCCCAGAACAACTATAATTAAAGAAGTTATTCCAGgggaatattttcattttggcCTTCTAAGTGGTGttataaattttcttaaacaGCATGATACTTTTTCATTAACTAAAActgatattgaaataataataaacatagatGGTTTATCTATTTCAAAATCATCGAATGGCCAATTATGGCCAATTTTAGGGTCTGTTTTCCCTTATAACCATGTATTTATGATTGGTCTTTATCATGGAAAACAACGTAAACCTGATAATTCAAatgaatttttgtttgattttattaaagaaactaaagaaatatacagaaataatattattcacgatggtaaaaaatttaaatttaaaattaaaggatTTTCTGTTGATGCCCCAGCTAAATCATTTATGTTGCATACTAAAGGTCATGGAGGGTATTCAAGTTGTACCAAGTGTGAAGTTGAAGGAGAATATATTGAAAAGAGAATATGTTTCCTTGATGAAAATGTTCGACTAAGAACTGATAAAGATTTTGAAAACTGTAGTGATTATGAATATCATACTGGCAGAACTGACTTACTATCAATTCCTAATATAGGTTTAGTTTCAAATGTGCCTCTtgattatcaacatttaatttgCCTTGGTGTtacaaagaaattaatttcattatggCTTTGTGGTAGTTTAAAtgttagattaaattttaaaaaagtaaaaaacatttctatgtccatcgaaaaaaatattttaatgtatgttCCTATTGAATTTCAACGGCAACCACGATCATTAATTCAATGGAAACAGTGGAAAGAAACTGAATTTcgccaattattattatatactgggCCTGTAGTACTGCagtataatgttaatagtGATGTATACTTAAACTTCTTAACACTGCATGTAGCAATTCGAATACTTTGTACtgatagtttaattaaacaaactgAATTTACTCAATACTCACACAGTTTACTTTTACATTTcgttaaatcttttaaaactatttatggaGAGCATCATGTTTCACATAATGTGCAtgcattaatttacatatgtaATGATGTACTAAATTATGGAACACTGGATTCTTTCTCAACATTTAAATTCGAAAACTATatgcaaaaaattaaaaacacgatCAGAAAGGATGATAAACCACTGCAACAAATTATTCGCAGAGTTgaagaaattaaaacaaattataaaggaACCAAGTGCAATTGTGAATTAAGTGACACTTGGATTTATAAGAAACAGCATTACAGTGGTCCTTTACCAATTACTATGTCAAATCctcaatatttatctattacttGCAGttcttttacaataatttcaaaagatCAAAAAAActgttgtgtttttttaaaaaacaaagaaatagttttaactgataatattgtgtttaatcAAGGTTCAAGTTCATATTTCTTGGTTGGacgttcatttttaattaaagaagATCTCTATTTAAAACCTTGTGCTTCTAGTTTATTGGACATATATTCAGTGTCACAATTATCAGAACAAAATACTTGGCCTATTtctatgattaataaaaagatgttttttttatga